One Phaseolus vulgaris cultivar G19833 chromosome 2, P. vulgaris v2.0, whole genome shotgun sequence DNA window includes the following coding sequences:
- the LOC137809664 gene encoding disease resistance response protein 206-like produces the protein MAFASHNYALPIFLSVLALIPFEGTCGSHLNHNYRRDRRNPSPKSLHFTLFQHETTNKTGFVIVNGVEGSEGKSETSTPFGSLFVFQDPLTAKANRSSKQLGTAEGTSITSGLDGLSSISVAKLTLRVKNHKGSISIVGGTNSLERSDYPVVGGTEDFLFVHGYVTSSPLDVKATTVVYKIGFHLYWPPYPPLAS, from the coding sequence ATGGCATTTGCTTCTCATAACTATGCTCTTCCTATTTTCCTTTCAGTTTTAGCCCTAATCCCATTTGAGGGCACTTGTGGCTCCCATCTCAACCACAACTACCGTCGTGACCGTCGCAACCCTAGTCCAAAATCTCTTCACTTCACCTTGTTCCAACACGAAACTACAAACAAAACAGGGTTTGTGATAGTAAATGGGGTGGAAGGAAGTGAAGGAAAGAGTGAAACCTCAACCCCTTTTGGTAGCCTTTTTGTGTTTCAGGACCCTTTGACTGCCAAAGCAAACAGATCCTCCAAACAACTTGGGACAGCAGAAGGAACTTCCATCACCTCTGGTCTTGATGGACTCAGCAGCATTTCGGTTGCAAAGCTAACTCTTCGGGTGAAGAATCACAAGGGCTCGATTTCCATTGTTGGAGGCACAAATAGCCTCGAGCGTTCGGATTATCCAGTTGTAGGAGGCACTGAAGATTTCTTGTTTGTGCATGGCTATGTCACCTCTTCTCCACTTGATGTAAAGGCTACTACTGTTGTCTACAAGATTGGATTTCATCTTTACTGGCCTCCATATCCACCTCTAGCATCTTAA